The genomic stretch CGGTGGCTACCGTGGCGGCAACCGAGTAGGGAGCGGGGCCGAGCATGCGTGACGCCTACCACGAGGATCTCGACGCCATCGGGGCTGCCTTGGTGCGGCTCACCGGCCTGGTCGAGAGCGCCATCACCCGCGCCACCGTCGCGCTGATGCAGGCAGACCTCACCGCGGCGGAAGCGGTGATCGCCGGTGACGAGGAGGTCGACGACCTCTACCGGTGGATCGAGGCGCGGTCGCTGGACCTGCTGGCCCGCCAACAGCCGGTGGCCGGTGATCTGCGCACGCTCGTCGGCGGTCTGCGCATGGTCTCCGACCTGGAGCGCGTGGGCGACTACGCCGTGCACATCGCGAAGGTCGCTCGGCGCCGCTACCCGGCCGGGGCCGTTCCGCCCGAACTGCGCGACATCGTCGCCGAGATGGGGGCCACCGCCGCGAGCATCGTGGCGAAGGCCGGTGTCGTCATCGCCGAGCGTGACGTGGCGGCGGCGCGGGAGCTGGAGTCCGACGACGACGTCATGGACGCGTTGCAGCGCCGACTGTTCCGGGTGTTGCTGGACGGCGGCTGGCCGCACGGGATGGAGGCGGCGATCGACATCACGCTGACCGGCCGCTATTACGAGCGGCTTGCCGACCACGCCGTCTCCGTCGCCCGTCAGCTGGTCTACCTGGTCACCGGCGAACACGGCTGGGCGCCCGCGCACGGCTGAACCGTCAGCCGAAACGTCCGGTGATGTAGGCCTCGGTCCGAGGATTCGACGGCGAGGTGAAGATCTTCTCCGTGTCGTCGATCTCGATCAGGCGGCCCGGCTCGCCGGGCCCTTCCACCGTGAAGAATCCGGTGGTGTCGCTGACCCGGGCCGCCTGTTGCATGTTGTGCGTCACGATCACGATCGTGTAGCGGTCCTTCAGGTTCGCGATCAGGTCTTCGATCGCCAAGGTGGAAATCGGGTCCAGGGCCGAGCACGGTTCGTCCATGAGCAGCACCTGCGGCTCGACCGCGATCGCGCGCGCGATGCACAGCCGCTGCTGCTGCCCGCCGGACAGGCCGGCGGCGGGCTTCTTCAAGCGGCCGCTGACCTCTTCCCACAGATGCGCGGCCCGCAGCGACCGTTCCGCGGCCTCCTCGAGTTCGGCACGTCGGCGTACGCCGGTGAGCCGCAGGCCGGCCACCGCGTTGTCGAAGATGCTCATGGTCGGGAACGGGTTCGGCCGCTGGAAGACCATGCCGATGGTGCGGCGGACTCTGGTGGGGTCGACAGAGGGGTGGTAGATGTCCTCGTCGTCGAGCAGCACCCTGCCTTGCACGCTGGCCCCGGGGACCACTTCGTGCATGCGGTTGAGTGCACGCAGGAAGGTGGACTTGCCGCAGCCGGACGGACCGATCAGCGCCGTCACCGCCTTGGCCTCGAGGCTGAGTGTCACGTCCTCGACCGCGACGACCTCGCCGTAGCGGCAGGTGAGGCGTTCGGTTTCGATGCGGTTGGCCATGGCTCGGGTCTCCTAGCGTTGCCTGAGCGCGCTGCGGCGGGCGAGTATGCGCGCGCCGGCGTACAGCGCGATGACCAGGACGATCAGCGTCAGCGCGGCCGCCCACGCTCGGTCGACCGCGGGGGCGTAGGCCTGCTGTGCCGAGTTGTAGATGAACACGGACAGTGCGCTCTGCGGCCCGGAGAACGGGTTGTTGTTGATGAACGTGTTGTCGAAGGAGGTGAGCAGCAGCGGTGCGGTCTCCCCGGTGACCCGGGCCACGGCCAGCATGACGCCCGTCGTCAGCCCGGCCGCCGACGTCGGCAGCACGACCGAGAGCACCGTGCGCCACTGGGTGATGCCTAGCGCATAGCTCGCCTCGCGCAGCGCGTCGGGCACCAGGTTGAGCATGTCCTCACTGGCGCGGATCACCACCGGCAGCTGCAGCACGGCCAGCGCGAGC from Mycobacteriales bacterium encodes the following:
- the phoU gene encoding phosphate signaling complex protein PhoU, giving the protein MRDAYHEDLDAIGAALVRLTGLVESAITRATVALMQADLTAAEAVIAGDEEVDDLYRWIEARSLDLLARQQPVAGDLRTLVGGLRMVSDLERVGDYAVHIAKVARRRYPAGAVPPELRDIVAEMGATAASIVAKAGVVIAERDVAAARELESDDDVMDALQRRLFRVLLDGGWPHGMEAAIDITLTGRYYERLADHAVSVARQLVYLVTGEHGWAPAHG
- the pstB gene encoding phosphate ABC transporter ATP-binding protein PstB → MANRIETERLTCRYGEVVAVEDVTLSLEAKAVTALIGPSGCGKSTFLRALNRMHEVVPGASVQGRVLLDDEDIYHPSVDPTRVRRTIGMVFQRPNPFPTMSIFDNAVAGLRLTGVRRRAELEEAAERSLRAAHLWEEVSGRLKKPAAGLSGGQQQRLCIARAIAVEPQVLLMDEPCSALDPISTLAIEDLIANLKDRYTIVIVTHNMQQAARVSDTTGFFTVEGPGEPGRLIEIDDTEKIFTSPSNPRTEAYITGRFG